One window of Vitis riparia cultivar Riparia Gloire de Montpellier isolate 1030 chromosome 5, EGFV_Vit.rip_1.0, whole genome shotgun sequence genomic DNA carries:
- the LOC117914774 gene encoding membrane protein PM19L — protein sequence MATGGSKSAAIGFLILNFLLYGIITIIASWAVNHGIERSREAASVLSIPARIFPIYFPVGNMASGFFIIYSLIAGVVGMVSSIISIINVIQWNPSNLHAAAASSLITWLLTLLAMGLACKEINIGWADSTLRALEALTIIVSATQLLCMGMIQGGVENVERLLRIRMRG from the exons ATGGCTACTGGGGGTTCCAAATCAGCAGCAATCGGCTTCTTAATCCTCAATTTTCTGCTGTATGGGATCATAACGATTATTGCTTCATGGGCTGTAAATCATGGGATTGAAAGATCTCGCGAAGCAG CATCTGTTTTATCGATCCCAGCTCGCATATTTCCAATATACTTTCCAGTGGGAAACATGGCAAGTGGTTTCTTCATCATCTATTCCCTCATTGCTGGAGTCGTGGGCATGGTGTCCTCAATCATAAGCATCATCAATGTCATTCAATGGAACCCCTCCAACCTTCATGCTGCAGCTGCCTCTTCTCTCATAACTTGGCTGCTCACTCTGCTAGCCATGgg ATTGGCATGTAAAGAAATCAATATAGGGTGGGCTGATTCAACCTTG AGAGCTCTCGAGGCCCTGACAATTATTGTGAGCGCAACACAATTGCTTTGCATGGGCATGATCCAAGGTGGGGTTGAAAACGTGGAACGGTTGTTGCGTATCAGAATGAGGGGATGA
- the LOC117914773 gene encoding glutamine synthetase leaf isozyme, chloroplastic, which produces MAQILAPSTQWQMRMTKNPANASPFTTKMWGSLFLKQKTKGTAKFSTKFRVCASKSESSTVNRLDDLLNMDIRPYTDKIIAEYVWIGGTGIDLRSKSRTISKPVEHPSELPKWNYDGSSTGQAPGEDSEVILYPQAIFKDPFRGGNNILVICDSYTPAGEPIPTNKRHRAAEIFGNKKVIDEVPWFGIEQEYTLLQPNVKWPLGWPVGAYPGPQGPYYCAAGADKSFGRDISDAHYKACLYAGINISGTNGEVMPGQWEYQVGPSVGIEAGDHIWCSRYILERITEQAGVVLTLDPKPIEGDWNGAGCHTNYSTKSMREDGGYELIKKAILNLSLRHKEHISAYGEGNERRLTGKHETANIDTFSWGVANRGCSVRVGRDTEKQGKGYLEDRRPASNMDPYIVTSLLAETTILWEPTLEAEALAAQKLALKV; this is translated from the exons ATGGCACAGATTTTGGCACCATCTACTCAATGGCAGATGAGAATGACAAAAAACCCTGCCAATGCAAGTCCCTTTACAACAAAGATGTGGGGCTCTCTGTTcctgaaacaaaaaacaaaaggaaccGCTAAATTTTCTACTAAATTCAGAGTGTGTGCTTCAAAGTCTGAAAGCAGCACCGTCAACAGGCTTGATGATCTGCTGAATATGGACATCAGACCATACACGGATAAGATCATTGCCGAATACGTTTG GATTGGTGGGACTGGGATCGATCTGCGTAGCAAGTCAAGG acAATCTCCAAACCTGTGGAGCACCCATCTGAGCTTCCCAAGTGGAATTATGATGGATCGAGTACTGGACAGGCACCCGGAGAAGATAGTGAAGTGATTTTATA CCCTCAAGCAATCTTTAAGGACCCTTTTCGTGGTGGTAACAACATCTTG GTAATTTGTGATTCATACACACCAGCAGGTGAGCCCATCCCAACAAACAAGCGCCACAGGGCTGCTGAGATCTTTGGTAACAAGAAAGTCATAGACGAAGTTCCATg GTTCGGAATAGAGCAAGAGTACACTTTGCTTCAACCAAATGTGAAGTGGCCTTTGGGCTGGCCTGTAGGTGCCTATCCTGGTCCTCAG GGTCCTTATTACTGTGCTGCTGGGGCTGACAAGTCATTTGGCCGTGACATCTCAGATGCTCACTACAAGGCTTGTTTATATGCGGGAATTAACATTAGTGGCACCAATGGGGAAGTTATGCCAGGCCAG TGGGAATATCAAGTTGGTCCTAGTGTTGGGATTGAAGCTGGGGATCATATCTGGTGTTCTAGATACATTCTTGAG AGGATTACTGAACAAGCTGGTGTTGTCCTCACACTTGATCCAAAGCCGATAGAG GGGGATTGGAATGGTGCAGGATGCCATACCAATTACAG TACAAAGAGCATGAGAGAAGATGGAGGCTACGAACTGATAAAGAAGGCAATTCTGAATCTGTCACTTCGCCACAAAGAACATATCAGTGCCTATGGAGAAGgaaatgagagaagattgaCAGGAAAGCATGAAACAGCAAACATCGACACATTTTCCTGG GGAGTGGCTAACCGTGGTTGTTCAGTTCGCGTGGGGCGTGACACTGAGAAACAAGGCAAAG GTTATTTGGAAGATCGCCGTCCAGCTTCAAACATGGATCCTTACATTGTGACCTCGTTACTAGCAGAAACTACAATACTATGGGAGCCAACACTAGAGGCTGAAGCTCTTGCAGCTCAGAAGCTGGCATTGAAGgtctaa
- the LOC117914569 gene encoding protein ABCI12, chloroplastic isoform X2, whose protein sequence is MNFKFHAFATVTFPSPSSNPTSKALVPPNLSKLYLLNRQNPKPRLSIYKTLESAKCPRLQIRATANNQGESGNWTKWLPRGVVAADRILRLISSATSSPISQFISSPTTFLHSVDPRIKLVWLLALVLLPARSHIIMRFGLVVYLACLSVWILPTQVWMDQLGRVSFLSGLLFIMLGLGSDGAPPLVQLRTPPPAMMGLPNLPDSLGGYSYLVMKLGPLQLTRKGLSVASTAACLTFTIFQSASLCLTTTTPEQLASALWWFMRPLRFIGVPVAEITLTLLLSLRFISLVFDEVRNVALGIISRRINWQQLTTMETIDSNDCQRF, encoded by the exons atgaatttcaaatttcatgcTTTCGCAACAGTCACCTTCCCTTCTCCCTCCTCAAACCCTACTTCCAAAGCCCTAGTTCCTCCAAACCTCTCCAAACTTTATTTACTCAACCGCCAAAACCCTAAGCCACGCCTTTCTATATACAAAACCCTAGAATCAGCTAAGTGCCCGAGACTCCAAATCAGAGCTACAGCTAATAATCAAGGGGAATCTGGGAACTGGACCAAATGGTTGCCGAGAGGAGTTGTTGCTGCTGATAGGATTCTGAGATTGATTTCGAGTGCAACTTCGAGCCCCATTAGCCAGTTCATTTCATCGCCCACAACATTTCTACATTCAGTGGACCCCAGAATCAAAttg GTATGGCTCCTGGCTCTGGTTCTCTTACCGGCAAGATCACATATCATAATGCGTTTTGGATTAGTTGTATACTTGGCTTGTCTTTCAGTTTGGATTCTCCCAACACAAGTATGGATG GATCAACTGGGAAGGGTGTCTTTTCTCTCTGGACTTTTGTTTATTATGTTGGGTCTGGGTTCAGATGGTGCACCTCCTCTTGTCCAGTTAAGAACACCACCACCAGCAATGATGGGATTGCCTAATCTTCCTGATTCTTTGGGAGGTTACTCATATTTAGTCATGAAGCTTGGACCATTACAGCTTACAAGGAAGGGCCTGTCAGTGGCGAGCACAGCTGCATGTTTAACATTCACT ATCTTTCAAAGTGCGAGCCTATGCCTGACAACAACAACCCCAGAGCAACTTGCATCTGCTTTGTGGTGGTTTATGCGCCCCTTGCGGTTCATTGGCGTTCCAGTGGCTGAAATCACTCTTACTCTCCTGCTTTCATTGAGGTTCATCAGTCTTGTGTTTGATGAG GTCCGTAATGTTGCTTTGGGAATAATATCTCGTAGGATAAATTGGCAACAGTTGACAACAATGGAGACAATTGATA GCAATGATTGTCAGAGGTTTTAG
- the LOC117914569 gene encoding protein ABCI12, chloroplastic isoform X1, translating into MNFKFHAFATVTFPSPSSNPTSKALVPPNLSKLYLLNRQNPKPRLSIYKTLESAKCPRLQIRATANNQGESGNWTKWLPRGVVAADRILRLISSATSSPISQFISSPTTFLHSVDPRIKLVWLLALVLLPARSHIIMRFGLVVYLACLSVWILPTQVWMDQLGRVSFLSGLLFIMLGLGSDGAPPLVQLRTPPPAMMGLPNLPDSLGGYSYLVMKLGPLQLTRKGLSVASTAACLTFTIFQSASLCLTTTTPEQLASALWWFMRPLRFIGVPVAEITLTLLLSLRFISLVFDEVRNVALGIISRRINWQQLTTMETIDIFVCYVRRIFKNIFSHAEQISQAMIVRGFRGDSSTHKLYFLSDSSIRMEDVVSLLCLIGIIGAAVLSEYLLV; encoded by the exons atgaatttcaaatttcatgcTTTCGCAACAGTCACCTTCCCTTCTCCCTCCTCAAACCCTACTTCCAAAGCCCTAGTTCCTCCAAACCTCTCCAAACTTTATTTACTCAACCGCCAAAACCCTAAGCCACGCCTTTCTATATACAAAACCCTAGAATCAGCTAAGTGCCCGAGACTCCAAATCAGAGCTACAGCTAATAATCAAGGGGAATCTGGGAACTGGACCAAATGGTTGCCGAGAGGAGTTGTTGCTGCTGATAGGATTCTGAGATTGATTTCGAGTGCAACTTCGAGCCCCATTAGCCAGTTCATTTCATCGCCCACAACATTTCTACATTCAGTGGACCCCAGAATCAAAttg GTATGGCTCCTGGCTCTGGTTCTCTTACCGGCAAGATCACATATCATAATGCGTTTTGGATTAGTTGTATACTTGGCTTGTCTTTCAGTTTGGATTCTCCCAACACAAGTATGGATG GATCAACTGGGAAGGGTGTCTTTTCTCTCTGGACTTTTGTTTATTATGTTGGGTCTGGGTTCAGATGGTGCACCTCCTCTTGTCCAGTTAAGAACACCACCACCAGCAATGATGGGATTGCCTAATCTTCCTGATTCTTTGGGAGGTTACTCATATTTAGTCATGAAGCTTGGACCATTACAGCTTACAAGGAAGGGCCTGTCAGTGGCGAGCACAGCTGCATGTTTAACATTCACT ATCTTTCAAAGTGCGAGCCTATGCCTGACAACAACAACCCCAGAGCAACTTGCATCTGCTTTGTGGTGGTTTATGCGCCCCTTGCGGTTCATTGGCGTTCCAGTGGCTGAAATCACTCTTACTCTCCTGCTTTCATTGAGGTTCATCAGTCTTGTGTTTGATGAG GTCCGTAATGTTGCTTTGGGAATAATATCTCGTAGGATAAATTGGCAACAGTTGACAACAATGGAGACAATTGATA TTTTCGTCTGTTATGTTCGTAGgatcttcaaaaatatttttagccaTGCAGAGCAGATTTCTCAG GCAATGATTGTCAGAGGTTTTAGAGGGGACAGTAGCACTCATAAACTTTACTTCTTATCAGACTCATCCATTCGGATGGAAGACGTTGTTTCCTTATTGTGCCTAATTGGCATTATAGGTGCTGCCGTTTTGTCCGAATATTTGCTTGTCTGA